The Paenibacillus polymyxa M1 DNA segment ACGTCTTTCATGGTGATGGATTCGGGACGATCCACTGGAACAGGTTGAGCTACATTCTGAACGTCTGGCTGGACATCGAGAGTTTCATTGACCCGGTCCAGAGAAGCGCTACCGCGCTGCATAATGTTAATCAGCTCGCCAATAGCAAACATCGGCCAGATCATCATTCCTAGATACATGTTAAAAGATACTAGTTCGCCTAGCGTGATATCGTTATGAAATACCAGATATATACCATACCCGAGACCGATAACGTAGCTAAGTCCTACACATAAACGGATCGTCGGTTCAAAGAGAGCATCCATCCGGGCAACTGCCAAGTTTTTACGAAACACATCCTCAGTAATATCGGCAAAACGTTTTTCGTCCATTCGTTCTTGCACATAAGCTCGAATGACACGGATACCTGCCACCGACTCCAACACTTGGTCGTTCATATCGCCAAATGCATCCTGTGCCAGTGTGTAACGCTCATGTACGGCTTTACCGTAAATACTCATGGCCAGCGCAATAAAAGGAAGGGGCAGAATGGCCGCCAGTGTTAGCTTCCAGCTAATCAGGGTGCCCATGGCAACCAATACAACGGTAAGGTAGACAGTGGAGTCTGTTAATGTCAACATACCGAAGCCTGCTGTACTTGCTACAGAGCGAAGGTCGTTCGTGGCACGAGCCATCAGATCACCTGTACGATTGCGTTCAAAAAATGGAGGGGTCATCCGCAGCAAATGATTCATAAAACGTGTGCGCAATAAGCGCTCCACCAGATTAGCACCACCAAACAGCTTGTGCATCCATATGTACGTAATGTAGTAGATGACGGCAAGAATCCCTATGATGTACAAAATATAACGCCAAAGCGAGGACCAGGAAATCGAACCACGTACAATCTCATCAATGGCGCTGCCTAGCAGCCGAGGTGGAGCGAGCTCCAAAACGCCAACCGCAATCAGCAAAAACAATCCAATAGAGTATCGGCTTCGTTCTCTTTTAAAAAACCAGCCTAAATTTTTGAGTACTGAAAACAAGAGGAATCCCATCCTTTCATGTCAAGTTCATTCGAGAGTTGTGTACCATTTTGAAGAAACAACAGCGGCTTGCTGCCACAAGTATAATTCGGCAACAGGCGCAAAAAAGGCATACCGTCCGCAGACGATATGCCTTAAATCTCAATATCATATGGCGCGCAGGTATTCTCAGCATACTCGCCACTGAAAAACTGCTTAAACGCAGGCAGCCACTCGTATTAAACCATACAACAGGAATGGCCCAATTCTGAAGGATGCGACAGGGGAGATGCTCCGGTATGAAGTTGTTGTGTTTGTAGATGTGGGTGAAATACAATCATAAATTTTAGCACCGGAAACACTCCTTTCTTCCTCAAAATGGGTTCATTCTTACATGAGTTATCGTTCAAATTGGTAA contains these protein-coding regions:
- a CDS encoding ABC transporter ATP-binding protein; this encodes MFSVLKNLGWFFKRERSRYSIGLFLLIAVGVLELAPPRLLGSAIDEIVRGSISWSSLWRYILYIIGILAVIYYITYIWMHKLFGGANLVERLLRTRFMNHLLRMTPPFFERNRTGDLMARATNDLRSVASTAGFGMLTLTDSTVYLTVVLVAMGTLISWKLTLAAILPLPFIALAMSIYGKAVHERYTLAQDAFGDMNDQVLESVAGIRVIRAYVQERMDEKRFADITEDVFRKNLAVARMDALFEPTIRLCVGLSYVIGLGYGIYLVFHNDITLGELVSFNMYLGMMIWPMFAIGELINIMQRGSASLDRVNETLDVQPDVQNVAQPVPVDRPESITMKDVTFRYPTSTVDNLSHVNLELKRGETLGVVGRTGSGKSTLLKQLLHEYPTGSGDILISDTRLEDIAVEQLHSWIGYVPQEQILFSKSVRENIQFGKPGADDDDIMEAIRTAAFDQDLGTLSDGLDTLVGEKGIALSGGQKQRVSLARAFIGDPDILVLDDALSAVDARTEARIIDNIRHKRSGKTTLISTHRLSAVEHADRIVVLEQGRIIEEGTHNELLQADGWYRQQYERQQVESDLTSGEVS